The following proteins are co-located in the Malassezia restricta chromosome II, complete sequence genome:
- a CDS encoding mannose-1-phosphate guanylyltransferase, which yields MSGTNQEAILGQILTGISDLRREVYRLSDRLDNVERTEPNTPTAANFSPIFSPARRQSFGVYQSSLDHWTPERSRPHAKSGLSVTQEESQVEPTDPSLNLWTVVPAGGAGTRLWPLSRENCPKFLLDLTGAGRSLIQNTWDRLLPLSGVEKFMVVTGQAHVGAVSEQLPLVPSANLFAEPSPRESMAAIGLAAAVLALRDPTAVLGSFAADHIISGREAFESSVREAVMAARDGYLVTIGIAPSHPSTGFGYIKLGGKLDIADAPNVQRVEEFKEKPDARTASAYLSTGEYRWNGGMFVVKAQVLVDMMAVYVPELHDGLQKIAKAWDTPERQTVLNEVWPGLPKIAIDHAVAEPASKTGQVAVVPATFGWDDVGDFASLTDLLPAEKNQARVLGDPSLVVTEGQVGGIVVPASGRKIACLGMDDVVVVDTPDALLVTTRARSQDVKKIVAKCKKNFPELC from the coding sequence ATGAGCGGGACAAACCAAGAAGCCATTCTTGGTCAGATCTTGACAGGCATCTCGGATCTTCGTCGTGAAGTGTATCGCCTTAGCGATCGTCTTGATAATGTTGAGCGGACTGAGCCCAATACGCCGACCGCCGCCAATTTCTCTCCTATCTTCTCgccggcgcgtcgtcagAGCTTCGGCGTGTACCAGTCGTCACTTGACCATTGGACACCCGAGCGTTCCCGTCCGCATGCCAAGTCGGGTCTTTCTGTCACACAGGAAGAATCACAGGTTGAGCCTACCGACCCGTCCCTGAATCTCTGGACGGTTGTGCCTGCCGGCGGTGCTGGCACGCGCTTGTGGCCTTTGAGTCGTGAAAACTGCCCCAAGTTTTTGCTCGACCTGACGGGCGCAGGTCGCAGCCTAATTCAAAACACCTGGGACCGTCTGCTGCCGCTCTCTGGTGTTGAAAAGTTTATGGTGGTAACGGGACAAGCCCATGTGGGTGCCGTGTCAGAACAGCTTCCGCTAGTCCCTAGCGCCAACCTTTTTGCCGAGCCATCACCTCGTGAATCGATGGCTGCCATTGGCCTGGCTGCTGCGGTGCTTGCGCTCCGTGACCCCACGGCCGTTCTTGGCTCATTTGCTGCCGACCACATCATTTCGGGTCGTGAAGCGTTTGAATCGTCTGTGCGTGAGGCTGTGATGGCCGCTCGTGATGGCTACCTTGTTACGATTGGTATTGCACCATCGCATCCCTCGACGGGCTTTGGTTACATCAAGCTAGGCGGCAAACTCGACATCGCTGATGCTCCTAatgtgcagcgcgtcgaagaGTTCAAGGAGAAACCTGACGCTCGTACGGCAAGTGCATACTTAAGCACTGGTGAGTACCGCTGGAATGGCGGTATGTTTGTGGTAAAGGCTCAGGTGCTGGTGGATATGATGGCTGTGTATGTGCCTGAGCTGCACGATGGTCTGCAGAAGATCGCCAAGGCCTGGGACACGCCCGAGCGCCAGACTGTACTTAACGAGGTATGGCCTGGCCTCCCCAAGATTGCTATCGACCATGCTGTGGCCGAACCAGCGTCCAAGACTGGTCAGGtggccgtcgtgcctgCTACGTTCGGTTGGGATGATGTGGGTGACTTTGCTTCGCTCACTGATCTCTTGCCTGCTGAAAAGAATCAGGCTCGTGTGCTCGGTGACCCAAGTCTTGTCGTCACGGAAGGCCAAGTGGGTGGTATCGTGGTACCTGCGAGCGGCCGAAAAATTGCCTGCCTGGGTATGGACGACGTGGTGGTCGTCGACACGCCAGACGCACTGCTGGTCACCACGCGTGCACGCAGCCAAGATGTGAAGAAGATCGTGGCAAAGTGCAAGAAGAACTTCCCCGAGCTTTGTTAA
- a CDS encoding sulfite reductase (NADPH) hemoprotein beta-component, giving the protein MKETSMQAAWYVAQYAAHHAVAVDMDDMLALSGKSVQRISSAADVGSVVHELASASTNPEPIAVFMRASPQGLLRLVPHLPALAKLPVVFHVETPQALHAHVLQLRHSGISMVYSSGEPLETEAYALFAHILAAKTHTGALHFFDIVSANNLPSTQASLLQVPLAPEPSELSDVTINGIFSDVNERLGTDIQALRVLGAHATDTVAVMLGAETTKLSAYVPIVSLHLVRPLSARCLVDSIPTSVKRVAVLEHSSKRTTRLPPVLVDVASAFQHVSDRQVPVLVSGLLNELDDSAGPALAGVLASEETASFTLGSEKPQKSEAVVPRTFEHEHAYHTMLEMLFKDRLDIVNAPSDDSHPGASSPEYAFGIVLSHLLKEETLLSRAQRMADDATTPSPLQKALQAWLSNRRDAAHAEAVQKALEGVASTDAEALRSTNLTQSSRWIIGNDAWAYDAGMGGVHHVISSQRNVNMLIFDSVPYTQRDSVPLHQRKKDIGLYAMNYGNVYVASTALYSDYTQVLRTLMEADKFDGPSIVLAYMPYLMSNVPALDVLRETKLAVDSGYWPLYRWNPSAGVSGLPVFQLDSVRIRQQLQDFLDRENHLSLLANVRPELPYDLAASQGAALREKQRVKAKEAYDQLLGSMQGPPLLVLFASDGGGAEKVARRLATRAKLRGLGARVLAMDDYPVDELSSEPNVVFVTSTAGQGEPPQNGRLMMKALAKQPTGLLNEETRFAVFGMGDSHYWPRPEDAGFYNKPGKDLDKRLAELGASRMLNLGLGDDQDADGWQTGYKAWEPQLWKALGVDSVTVTEAEPEPITNEHIKVASNYLRGTISEGLQDASTGSICETDTQLTKFHGTYMQYDRDTVDERKAAGLEPAYGFMIRVRMPGGVCTPQQWLQLDDVVEKYAGIKSLKITTRQTVQYHMILKRDMKRAMQGINKSMLDTIAACGDVNRNVMCSPNLHREKVDVVMAQIARKLSESLLPRMNAYHEIWLDKGTDSSSKLLVGGALQDYEPLYGPYYLPRKFKIAMALPPRNDVDVFAHDIALIAIANKDHTELLGFNVGVGGGMGVTHSMKATYPRLASIIGFITVDKVYDVCREILLIQRDTGNRQNRKQARLKYTIDKYWGGADNFRAELERRLGYAFEEARPFSFESNTDDYGWLQDMNGRWHCTLWLENGRIIDEPGMPFRTGLRELAKFHKGTFRLTPNQHIIVSDINEADKPRIEAHLREYRMDNWEKSGLRLSASACVAFPTCGLAMAESERYIFKLVDKLERIYLANGLKHDEIVMRMTGCPNGCARPWVAEIGFIGKAPGTYVMCLGGGHAGQRLNKIFRESVTEKEIIEILEILIPRYARERLHGEPFGDWVIRAGIIAETTHGAAFYDNVNTGKTLEELAA; this is encoded by the coding sequence ATGAAGGAGACGTCCATGCAAGCTGCATGGTATGTGGCCCAATATGCGGCTCACCATGCCGTGGCTGTGGATATGGATGACATGCTCGCTCTTTCTGGCAAGTCTGTGCAACGGATAAGCTCCGCGGCCGATGTGGGATCTGTGGTGCATGAATTAGCATCGGCATCAACCAACCCTGAGCCTATTGCGGTGTTCATGCGTGCATCGCCACAAGGCCTCTTGCGTCTTGTGCCACATCTCCCTGCGCTTGCAAAACTCCCGGTCGTCTTCCATGTCGAAACGCCACAGGCGTTGCACGCACATGTGCTTCAGCTCCGCCACAGTGGTATTTCCATGGTGTATTCAAGCGGTGAACCGCTTGAAACTGAAGCTTATGCGCTTTTCGCTCATATACTCGCAGCCAAGACTCATACAGGCGCTCTGCACTTCTTCGATATCGTCTCAGCTAACAATTTGCCCTCGACGCAAGCCTCTCTGCTTCAAGTGCCTTTGGCTCCTGAACCCTCCGAGTTGTCAGATGTTACGATTAATGGCATTTTTTCTGATGTCAATGAACGTCTTGGCACTGATATTCAGGCGCTACGTGTACTAGGCGCCCATGCCACGGATACGGTGGCCGTGATGCTAGGTGCTGAGACAACCAAACTTTCTGCCTATGTTCCGATCGTGTCATTGCACTTGGTTCGTCCACTCAGTGCGAGGTGCCTTGTCGATTCAATTCCGACGTCGGTTAAACGCGTCGCCGTCTTGGAGCATAGCAGTAAGCGCACTACGCGTCTCCCCCCCGTTCTGGTCGATGTGGCTAGTGCTTTCCAGCATGTGTCGGACCGCCAAGTTCCTGTTCTTGTGAGTGGACTGCTGAATGAATTGGATGATAGTGCTGGTCCCGCTCTTGCTGGAGTTCTTGCGTCTGAAGAAACGGCGTCTTTCACACTGGGCTCGGAGAAGCCGCAGAAATCCGAAGCTGTCGTCCCCAGGACATttgagcacgagcatgcTTATCATACAATGCTCGAAATGCTGTTTAAAGACCGCTTGGACATTGTGAATGCCCCATCGGACGACTCGCACCCAGGTGCTTCGAGTCCCGAGTATGCATTTGGTATCGTGCTTTCTCATCTACTGAAAGAAGAGACCCTTTTGTCGCGGGCCCAGCGAATGGCCGATGACGCTACGACGCCGTCGCCACTGCAAAAGGCCCTGCAAGCTTGGCTTTCGAACcgacgcgatgcagcacATGCTGAAGCTGTGCAAAAAGCCCTGGAAGGCGTGGCGTCCACGGACGCTGAAGCGCTTCGCTCGACGAACCTAACTCAGAGCTCACGCTGGATTATCGGAAACGATGCGTGGGCTTATGATGCCGGTATGGGTGGTGTGCACCACGTCATTTCGTCGCAGCGCAACGTGAACATGCTCATATTTGATTCCGTGCCGTACACCCAGCGTGATTCTGTGCCATTGCATCAGCGCAAAAAGGACATTGGTCTCTACGCGATGAACTACGGAAATGTATATGTCGCCAGCACTGCGTTATACTCGGACTACACGCAGGTGCTTCGTACGCTGATGGAGGCCGACAAATTTGATGGTCCATCGATTGTGTTGGCGTACATGCCGTATCTCATGAGCAATGTACCCGCTCTTGATGTTTTGCGTGAGACCAAACTCGCTGTCGACTCGGGCTACTGGCCTTTGTACCGCTGGAACCCGAGTGCCGGCGTGAGTGGCCTTCCTGTCTTCCAGCTGGACAGTGTGCGTATTCGCCAGCAGCTACAAGACTTTTTGGACCGCGAAAATCATCTTAGTTTGTTGGCAAATGTGCGTCCTGAGTTGCCATATGACCTTGCAGCATCACAAGGTGCGGCATTACGTgagaagcagcgcgtcAAGGCTAAGGAGGCGTATGACCAGCTCCTGGGCTCTATGCAGGGCCCGCCCTTGCTTGTTCTCTTTGCATCGgacggcggtggcgctgaGAAGGTCGCTAGGCGactcgcgacgcgcgccaagcTGCGTGGTCTAGGTGCTCGTGTACTTGCGATGGACGATTACCCTGTGGACGAGCTCAGCTCCGAGCCGAATGTCGTATTCGTTACGTCGACAGCAGGCCAGGGTGAGCCCCCGCAGAATGGTCGCTTGATGATGAAGGCGCTGGCCAAGCAGCCGACGGGCCTGCTTAATGAGGAGACGCGCTTTGCTGTGTTTGGCATGGGCGACTCGCACTACTGGCCGCGTCCCGAGGATGCAGGCTTTTACAACAAGCCAGGTAAGGACCTGGACAAGCGCTTGGCAGAGCTGGGTGCGTCTCGTATGCTCAACCTAGGTTTGGGTGACGACCAGGATGCAGATGGCTGGCAGACAGGCTACAAGGCATGGGAGCCCCAGCTCTGGAAAGCGCTTGGCGTTGACTCGGTTACCGTCACTGAGGCAGAGCCTGAGCCTATCACGAACGAGCACATCAAGGTGGCGAGTAACTATCTCCGTGGTACGATCAGTGAGGGTCTGCAGGATGCTTCGACTGGTAGCATTTGTGAGACGGACACGCAATTGACCAAGTTCCATGGAACCTACATGCAGTACGACCGTGACACAGTTGACGAGCGTAAGGCGGCGGGTCTCGAACCCGCGTACGGATTCATGATCCGTGTTCGTATGCCCGGTGGTGTATGCACGCCCCAGCAATGGCTGCAACTCGACGACGTGGTGGAGAAATACGCTGGTATCAAGTCACTTAAAATCACGACTCGTCAGACAGTGCAGTACCACATGATTCTCAAGCGCGACATGAAGAGGGCAATGCAGGGTATCAACAAGAGCAtgctcgacacgatcgCTGCATGTGGTGACGTGAACCGCAATGTCATGTGCTCGCCAAACTTGCACCGCGAAAAGGTGGATGTGGTCATGGCTCAAATTGCTAGGAAACTATCTGAATCACTGCTGCCACGCATGAATGCGTATCATGAGATTTGGCTTGACAAGGGCACGGACAGCTCGAGCAAACTGCTTGTGGGTGGTGCGCTTCAGGATTATGAGCCACTGTACGGTCCATACTACCTGCCGCGCAAGTTCAAAATTGCGATGGCTCTGCCTCCACGTAACGATGTGGATGTATTCGCACACGATATTGCTCTGATTGCTATTGCAAACAAGGACCACACGGAACTGCTTGGCTTCAACGTTGGTGTTGGAGGTGGTATGGGTGTCACGCATTCGATGAAGGCAACGTACCCGCGATTGGCCAGTATTATCGGCTTTATAACGGTCGACAAAGTATACGACGTGTGTCGCGAAATCTTGCTGATTCAGCGCGACACAGGAAACCGCCAGAACCGGAAGCAGGCACGTCTGAAGTACACGATTGACAAGTACTGGGGCGGCGCCGACAACTTCCGCGCTGAGCTtgagcgccgccttggTTATGCGTTCGAAGAGGCCAGGCCCTTCAGCTTCGAATCCAACACGGACGACTACGGCTGGCTGCAGGACATGAACGGCAGGTGGCATTGCACGCTGTGGCTCGAAAATGGCCGTATCATTGATGAACCGGGCATGCCTTTCCGTACAGGTCTGCGCGAGTTGGCCAAGTTCCACAAGGGCACGTTCCGCCTCACGCCAAACCAGCACATTATTGTATCCGACATTAATGAGGCGGACAAACCCCGTATTGAGGCGCACCTGCGCGAGTACCGCATGGACAACTGGGAAAAGTCGGGCCTGCGTCTTAGTGCAAGCGCATGTGTGGCATTTCCGACATGTGGCTTGGCTATGGCTGAGTCAGAGCGCTATATCTTCAAGCTTGTTGAcaagctcgagcgcatctACCTCGCTAATGGCCTGAAACACGACGAAATTGTCATGCGCATGACTGGCTGTCCCAACGGATGTGCACGACCGTGGGTTGCTGAGATTGGATTTATTGGCAAGGCGCCTGGCACGTACGTCATGTGCTTGGGAGGTGGTCATGCCGGTCAACGTCTCAACAAGATTTTCCGCGAGAGCGTGACAGAAAAGGAGATTATTGAGATTCTCGAAATTTTGATTCCTCGCtacgcgcgcgagcgcctccaTGGCGAGCCATTTGGTGACTGGGTTATCCGCGCCGGTATCATTGCCGAGACAACGCACGGAGCGGCATTCTATGACAACGTTAATACGGGCAAGACGCTCGAAGAGTTGGCAGCATGA
- a CDS encoding exosome complex exonuclease DIS3/RRP44 yields the protein MVIRVQKRASTAGEVAASTFKFHRKTARGKVRAVVRETYQRDDVPCGCIACEACASFVEHGTPPPILDQHGTQNTYTRKKHYVVVDTNVILHQMDVLESPVFTNVIIMQTVANEVRNHSMPLYNRLRTLLMDPDRRFWLFYNDFHQDTNVVRFADESPNDRNDRAIRQAAAYYTAHLRTHALPGHADTTVIVSEDVENVHKARVEGLEACSVREYITGFQNAEQLSDLLSARTVDENRAPRGSRVFDEYWPTTQLEAGYKAGTLHKGFFNANAYNFLEGAVRSEALSKPILLQGREAMNRAVDGDVVYVALLPQSEWKGASDAVLEAESAQRNDDARDSDNEDEDVGLEAQPESSGGDTQPTGRVVGIARRNWRSYVAHIDASSVNERALATLGPQTLFASPVDRKIPRIKIRTRQAQALLGCKILVTMDEWKSTSRYPEGHFVRSLGAIESKEAEQESLLLEFDVPYRPFSKSILACLPSEGDHWTVPPKGEQDARSLAIWRDRVDMRAENICSIDPPGCQDIDDALHAKRLPNGNIEAGVHIADVSFFVRPDTPMDAEAASRGTTVYLVDRRIDMLPHLLGTNLCSLRPFVERLAFSTVWELTPSAEVVNVRFFKSVIASKAAFTYEEAQNRKDDLSLNDAITESIRLLNDMAIKLRRGRMEAGALNLASPEVRIHLDSAESSAPIDVEQKEMRETNSLVEEFMLLANTSVARRIYEAYPTTGVLRRHAPPPADNFETLQDILKKRRGMDLDVSSSGALAASLDRCADTRDPAFNTLVRILATRCMLSAEYFCTGSVPRNSFGHYGLAMDMYTHFTSPIRRYADVLAHRQLAAAIQYEPLPSNLYSKHYVDQVLDNVNKRHRLAQMAGRASVEFFVGLAISAKNAEQGVDATKVGQERLLRADAYVVRTFRNGLAVFVNKYGLEGVITFPGECQFDPDEYQVTIPASLSQLGRDVTLGIFDRCTVEIGIEKDRNTKRGRTKMVLV from the coding sequence ATGGTGATTCGTGTGCAAAAGCGCGCGAGCACAGCCGGCGAGGTCGCTGCATCGACCTTCAAATTCCATCGAAAGACAGCGCGTGGTAAAGTGCGTGCTGTAGTGCGCGAGACATACCAGCGCGACGATGTGCCTTGTGGATGTATTGCGTGTGAGGCGTGTGCTTCCTTCGTTGAACACGGCACGCCACCGCCTATCCTAGATcagcatggcacgcagAATACCTACACGAGAAAGAAGCATTATGTGGTAGTGGACACGAATGTGATCCTGCACCAAatggatgtgctcgagtcTCCTGTCTTTACCAACGTGATCATCATGCAGACGGTGGCAAATGAGGTGCGGAATCACAGCATGCCTCTGTACAACCGCCTGCGAACTCTTCTTATGGATCCAGATCGCCGGTTTTGGCTTTTTTATAACGACTTTCATCAAGACACGAATGTCGTGCGTTTCGCAGACGAGTCCCCAAACGACCGGAATGACCGTGCGATCCGTCAGGCAGCGGCATATTATACGGCGCATCTTCGAACGCATGCTCTTCCAGGACACGCAGATACTACTGTGATTGTGAGTGAAGATGTCGAGAATGTACACAAGGCGCGTGTCGAGGGCTTGGAGGCGTGTAGTGTACGAGAATACATTACTGGATTCCAGAATGCTGAACAGCTCTCGGATCTGCTATCTGCACGCACAGTCGACGAAAATCGCGCTCCTCGGGGATCACGCGTCTTTGATGAATACTGGCCAACGACGCAGCTTGAGGCAGGATACAAGGCCGGTACGTTACATAAAGGATTTTTCAATGCGAACGCCTACAACTTTTTGGAGGGTGCTGTACGCTCTGAGGCTCTGTCCAAGCCCATTTTGCTACAGGGACGGGAGGCTATGAATCGTGCTGTCGATGGAGATGTCGTGTACGTTGCACTCTTGCCCCAAAGTGAATGGAAAGGTGCGTcggatgccgtgctggaagCCGAGTCAGCACAACGAAacgacgatgcacgcgaCAGTGATAATGAAGATGAGGACGTTGGGCTGGAAGCGCAACCCGAATCGAGCGGTGGGGATACGCAGCCAACAGGCCGTGTTGTCGGTATTGCGCGCCGCAACTGGCGCTCCTATGTCGCGCATATCGATGCAAGCTCTGTGAACGAGCGTGCTTTGGCGACTTTGGGTCCCCAGACGCTCTTTGCCTCGCCTGTGGATCGCAAAATACCCCGCATCAAGATTCGTAcgcgccaggcgcaggcgtTATTGGGTTGCAAGATTTTGGTGACAATGGACGAATGGAAGAGTACGTCGCGCTACCCCGAAGGTCACTTTGTTCGCTCGCTTGGTGCTATTGAAAGCAAGGAAGCGGAGCAAGAAAGTCTGCTCTTAGAGTTTGACGTGCCGTACCGGCCATTCAGCAAGTCCATTTTGGCGTGTTTGCCATCTGAAGGTGACCACTGGACGGTCCCGCCGAAAGGTGAGCAGGACGCACGATCGCTGGCCATTTGGCGTGACCGTGTGGATATGCGGGCGGAAAATATATGCAGTATTGACCCACCGGGGTGCCAGGACATTGATGATGCATTGCACGCCAAGCGCCTGCCGAATGGCAACATTGAGGCAGGTGTGCACATCGCTGACGTATCTTTTTTTGTGCGACCAGACACTCCGATGGATGCCGaagcagcgtcgcgaggtACCACCGTGTATCTTGTTGACCGACGCATTGACATGCTTCCCCACCTTCTTGGTACGAACTTGTGCTCGCTGCGTCCATTCGTGGAGCGCCTTGCCTTTAGCACGGTGTGGGAGCTAACACCCAGTGCTGAGGTCGTGAATGTGCGGTTTTTCAAGTCGGTCATTGCAAGCAAGGCTGCGTTCACGTATGAGGAAGCCCAGAACCGCAAGGACGATCTGTCGTTGAATGATGCCATAACAGAGAGCATTCGCCTGCTGAATGACATGGCCATCAAACTGCGCAGGGGACGTATGGAGGCCGGCGCTCTGAATCTCGCGAGTCCCGAGGTGCGAATCCATCTCGATAGTGCTGAGTCGTCGGCGCCTATTGATGTTGAACAGAAGGAAATGCGCGAGACCAATAGCCTTGTCGAGGAGTTCATGCTTTTGGCGAATACGAgcgtggcgcgtcgcattTATGAGGCATACCCCACTACCGGTGTGCTTCGTCGACACGCACCGCCACCGGCGGACAACTTTGAGACGCTTCAGGACATTCTCAAAAAGCGTCGTGGCATGGATCTCGATGTGTCATCGTCTGGCGCCCTCGCTGCTTCGCTGGATCGCTGTGCTGATACGCGCGACCCAGCATTTAATACACTTGTGCGCATCCTGGCGACGCGGTGCATGCTTTCGGCTGAATACTTCTGTACGGGCAGTGTGCCTCGTAATAGCTTCGGACATTATGGTCTGGCCATGGATATGTATACGCATTTTACGTCACCGATTCGTCGGTACGCAGATGTGCTAGCGCATCGCCAACTCGCTGCGGCTATTCAGTACGAGCCTCTGCCATCGAATCTGTACAGCAAGCACTATGTCGACCAGGTGCTGGATAATGTCAACAAGCGGCACCGCCTTGCTCAGATGGCTGGGCGGGCCTCGGTGGAATTCTTTGTGGGTCTGGCTATAAGCGCCAAAAATGCAGAGCAAGGCGTGGACGCTACCAAGGTCGGTcaggagcgcctgctgcggGCAGATGCGTATGTTGTACGCACGTTCCGGAATGGACTGGCCGTGTTTGTGAACAAGTACGGCCTCGAAGGTGTGATAACCTTCCCAGGCGAATGCCAGTTTGACCCAGACGAGTACCAGGTCACGATCCCGGCGTCACTCTCCCAGCTGGGCCGCGATGTGACGCTTGGCATATTCGACCGCTGTACGGTCGAGATCGGCATCGAAAAAGACCGCAACACGAAACGTGGGCGAACAAAAATGGTGCTTGTCTAA
- a CDS encoding large subunit ribosomal protein L36, whose translation MLLRASVPIIRQAVASARVPSLSMMRPIQAQMIQRAMMPQPIVPPLARGMKVRSSVKRMCNHCAIVRRKGRLYVICSKNAKHKQRQG comes from the exons ATGTTGCTGCGTGCGAGCGTGCCGATCATTCGGCAAGCAGTAGCTTCGGCGCGTGTCCCGTCTTTGAGTATGATGCGGCCTATACAGGCACAGATGATCCAGCGGGCCATGATGCCGCAGCCTATTGTCCCCCCTCTGGCTCGTGGCATGAAAGTCCGTTCGTCTGTGAAGCGCATGTGTAATCACTGTGCCATTGTGCGTCGTAAGGGGCGGCTATATGTGATATGCAGCAAGAATGCAAAGCACAAACAG CGTCAAGGATAA